From Pyrenophora tritici-repentis strain M4 chromosome 1, whole genome shotgun sequence, the proteins below share one genomic window:
- a CDS encoding HEAT repeat protein yields MAVTEQDTQVSTLRNILSSESEPLARRFRALFSLKHLAGLQPPNAQTVPAIEAIAAAFSSPSALLKHELAYCLGQSGHDAAIAPLRGVLEDKEEDSMCRHEAAEALGALSDKSSLDLLRALRDDANEVDVVRETCDIAVERIEWDHGLQKGQEKLKKSDFTSIDPAPPLPQGAEKPSIAELEKTLLDTALPLFQRYRAMFALRDLSSPPDLPTAVPAVQALARGFGDPSALFRHEIAFVFGQLSHPASIPSLTEALSNTNEASMVRHEAAEALGSLGDEDGVEDTLRKFLNDPEQVVRDSVVVALDMAEFEKNGEVEYAIVPQAVAA; encoded by the exons ATGGCAGTCACCGAACAAGACACGCAGGTTTCAACCCTTCGCAACATCCTCAGCTCGGAATCTGAGCCACTCGCCCGCCGGTTCCGGGCTCTCTTCTCGCTGAAGCATCTTGCAGGCCTGCAGCCACCCAATGCGCAGACGGTGCCCGCCATCGAGGCCATTGCCGCCGCCTTTTCATCGCCGTCAGCCTTGCTCAAGCACGAACTCGCCTACTGCCTCGGACAGTCTGGACACGATGCTGCTATTGCGCCTTTGAGAGGTGTATTGGAGGACAAGGAGGAGGATTCCATGTGCAGACATGAGGCAGCCGAAGCACTGGGTGCATTGAGCGACAAGAGCAGTCTGGACTTGTTGCGAGCGTTGCGTGACGACGCAAACGAGGTGGATGTGGTGCGTGAGACTTGTGACATCGCAGTGGAGCGCATAGAATGGGACCACGGGCTGCAGAAAGGGCAAGAAAAGTTGAAGAAGAG CGACTTCACCTCGATTGACCCAGCGCCGCCACTACCACAGGGTGCTGAGAAGCCATCGATAGCGGAACTCGAAAAAACACTGCTCGACACGGCGTTGCCATTGTTTCAGCGCTACCGTGCCATGTTTGCCCTGCGCGACCTTTCCTCGCCGCCAGATCTTCCGACCGCTGTCCCAGCTGTGCAGGCACTTGCTCGTGGCTTTGGCGACCCATCGGCTCTCTTCCGCCACGAGATTGCCTTTGTTTTCGGACAACTCTCGCACCCCGCATCCATTCCCAGTCTGACAGAGGCACTGAGCAATACAAACGAGGCAAGCATGGTCCGACACGAGGCCGCCGAAGCACTGGGAAGCTTGGGCGATGAGGACGGCGTGGAAGACACGTTGCGCAAATTTCTGAATGATCCCGAGCAGGTTGTGCGGGACAGTGTGGTTGTAGCGCTCGACATGGCTGAGTTCGAGAAGAATGGGGAGGTAGAATATGCAATTGTACCGCAGGCCGTTGCGGCGTGA
- a CDS encoding RPB9, DNA-directed RNA polymerase, subunit M-Transcription elongation factor TFIIS produces MSAIGQYNPKWHGICILKAVFAGSLVFCTDCGNLLDGSVGKQSVILTCGVCGAQNKDTSSKTVVTVSKPTAFPSSLRAKRSEVQTISEEDVQTTSVINHPCEKCGREQVRYYTQQLRSADEGTTVFYECECGHKWNTNN; encoded by the exons ATGTCAGCCATCGGTCAGTACAACCCAAAATGGCATGGGATATGTATACTAAAGGCAGTTTTCGCAGGTTCGCTCGTCTTCTGCACCGACTGCGGAAATCTGCTTGATGGATCCGTAGGGAAGCAGAGTGTGATACTGACATGCGGCGTGTGCGGAGCGCAAAACAAAGACACATCTTCCAAGACGGTTGTCACCGTCTCTAAACCGACGGCCTTTCCTTCCTCGTTGCGCGCAAAGAGATCCGAAGTACAGACTATTTCCGAAGAGGACGTGCAGACTACCAGTGTCATCAACCACCCGTGCGAAAAGTGCGGTCGGGAGCAGGTGCGCTACTACACACAGCAATTGCGAAGTGCCGACGAAGGAACGACCGTCTTTTACGAGTGCGAGTGTGGTCACAA ATGGAACACGAACAACTGA
- a CDS encoding sister chromatid cohesion protein Mis4: protein MNGNWHNVNGGGLPIRRPPPTVDEALPYSPFTSIIPFSPDIIPFPIAEPPTPPSTLSSDQQKAAKRAVAILNDEIQGQSTAQHLHDTLNQLRNLLSRDKLPEYHFKSMPQLATPPPDSPVKNANGDTSTYTPELSPFARMLLKQTDVPFTTSSTSTPTPARKEQASARQQSHLQQARAGIQSPATSNGIAHAQNANLAYPPSTPSSAPNSTPVRPPVRPPGPAVMIKPTLGAREDYRYIENIPTPGSLSQKKDDSRAEGGVAVLRPHERDIADGKIELLKKIVADLIEDKDDLDGPLQFTKITSPEGDFNILKSRSMDNLSEKIAGVVTLGRFGTLPVDLIMQMQSLLQPTILSTIKNGLFPQEDATLELTESITSAKLALKASKLLLETMIEGHDDHRIRREEIIDTIVDLIKLVKDACVIPIVQARRSGESQELFNTASAVRQDLQMVLRLCGAVLARFATLIGKHKLSDRAVNALEYLTLELLVEQNSEHERDSVFTIKKFEHFRQKAMDVLAQVFAQHSDLRLSILSGIFSNLEKLPDKKASARQFVSAREPSIMTISALFMRFVQVVATNPSTRTALQISDVDIAEDEASDYEPGTSPSKKAKKGNHDSATAASTAQKLTAIATNTAAFIAVQLCERASNTSKSGDKPFRNLLDLFIDDFCNVLGSPQWPAAVMLLQALLVRMSNILKDEEAAKHSVVDKDMALTTMARIGCGVIDFRDRLKKMKQRLDISQSDLSSRLDRLVNDAMSDDVKERVNDVDLYAFDGPYRMVIESLVDYLDLRPSQEDPHLAAVTGYYVSLWLTEVLKLFPKGEEDNRPQAIRTVQQCLENMIVDSKWLARKYNFQSVSDDQSKLAAGVITLQSQVCRYLPSIVTFMQRYAQDKHSSKLRTRGTTGLQQLLDKDPRVISENHVINMIPSLRDTSPMVREATLSLLSNCLAKEPSLERHVLPQILEMTTDPSNGPKKKAIKLLKDIYLRSTSKQNRLRIAAPLLLPSQDDESTISELSRNVLEEIWMTTASTSAKTDDSQDKLNRAQRASFMVDLVESIDRSRVHMEAFEKFFAHCLSPEAKYPDANLKICGELVVDLIDEVIDPGNGTDTESQARVMNALSVFAKTKPTLFKVVHLNHLKLYIKTIQDTGDIALVQPTVVIFRHVLPTLSSLEQSLADEIRQSLMRNLSKLASFAAQDRRASRDTLLDVIHCLWAISGMPGMNADRIFVPLCSVICQLRPFLQCTQAEAAERRLSILSYLILLGTFGQVCSVDQHTAAFVARLRNTLSTQNATLRAQMEPLLNSKTPTPPSLLLLDTARPFTMQNWEIKIREQALRSMGGICQQSPQHFMRDEVQEVVKQVFKNEGNDSLKYIALSFIREFFSTAERRSETGAQIAVGKGAVTGSKRLESSFTATGNDRASLQLAQTFLEHFVNAAFRNKNELAVIATDIIASISRQGLVHPKECCTALVALATSPMPSLAQVAGDEHKRIHEKQESYLEKEYMKAIRRAFEYQRDLYNDPHGMVETTHAPKLAKLLEALKSGKKASLKKFINNFCKQIDFDFEELDASGTIPGHVLYARFCLENLALLDFPHFEELAVFLNAVEAMVLNTTGPAVGLVIEDEMPKHYVNVETPFQPDMLQQQQQFAAGQMGGMMHLPPAVALSVPRLAPLSIADDRLRKITAACMILQMVWETRTFIRRCYTIKNNGPIPSKDYPKLASRNNFITGKDLWERFNPIMCALDTRESMIKQCYDFAELLDVDRDIFVDVDGVDTLGTGYETPNDDGENGTPLPTSGRGRKRKSNVNLGNTPKKARSRTSGSKKKGRNSKTPDGDEDSD from the exons ATGAACGGAAACTGGCATAATGTTAATGGAGGGGGCCTCCCGATTCGCAGGCCCCCTCCAACAGTGGACGAGGCCCTCCCGTATTCGCCTTTTACCTCCATCATCCCCTTCTCGCCGG ATATCATACCCTTTCCCATAGCCGAGCCTCCCACGCCGCCTTCGACGCTGAGTTCAGACCAACAAAAAGCTGCGAAGAGGGCAGTGGCCATCTTGAACGACGAAATCCAGGGTCAATCCACAGCTCAGCACTTACACGACACACTCAATCAGTTACGCAATCTTCTTAGCCGCGACAAACTTCCTGAGTA TCACTTCAAGTCGATGCCTCAACTAGCCACCCCTCCACCGGATAGCCCCGTCAAGAATGCCAATGGAGACACATCCACGTACACGCCCGAGTTAAGCCCTTTTGCGCGCATGCTCCTGAAGCAGACCGACGTGCCATTTACGA CGTCAAGCACCAGCACGCCCACGCCAGCTCGCAAGGAGCAAGCTTCTGCAAGGCAACAGTCTCATTTGCAACAGGCTCGCGCAGGGATCCAATCACCAGCAACGTCAAACGGCATCGCCCACGCACAAAACGCGAACCTAGCATATCCACCCAGTACTCCTTCATCCGCTCCTAATAGTACTCCCGTGCGCCCGCCGGTGCGCCCTCCCGGCCCTGCAGTCATGATCAAGCCAACACTTGGGGCTCGTGAAGACTATAGATATATCGAGAATATTCCCACACCTGGAAGCCTATCGCAGAAGAAGGACGATAGCAGAGCTGAAGGTGGTGTCGCTGTTCTGAGACCTCATGAACGCGACATTGCCGACGGGAAGATTGAGCTGCTGAAAAAAATTGTAGCAGATCTAATCGAAGACAAGGATGACCTCGATGGACCACTGCAGTTTACCAAAATCACGTCTCCTGAGGGCGACTTCAACATCCTCAAATCGCGCTCTATGGATAACCTTTCCGAGAAGATTGCGGGCGTAGTCACCCTCGGCCGCTTTGGTACGCTTCCTGTCGACCTGATCATGCAGATGCAATCGCTTCTGCAACCAACTATCCTATCAACGATCAAAAATGGACTTTTCCCACAGGAGGACGCTACACTAGAACTGACTGAGAGCATTACGTCGGCGAAGCTTGCCCTCAAAGCATCCAAGCTTTTGCTAGAGACCATGATTGAGGGTCACGATGACCACCGGATACGGCGAGAGGAAATTATCGATACCATCGTCGATCTTATCAAACTCGTCAAGGATGCATGCGTTATTCCCATTGTCCAGGCCCGACGGTCAGGAGAGTCACAAGAGTTGTTCAACACAGCCTCAGCTGTTAGGCAAGATCTGCAAATGGTGCTGCGTTTGTGTGGAGCTGTTCTTGCCCGCTTTGCTACACTTATCGGCAAACACAAGCTGTCAGATCGAGCTGTCAACGCATTGGAATACTTGACGCTTGAACTACTTGTGGAGCAAAATAGCGAGCATGAGAGAGACTCAGTCTTCACTATCAAGAAATTTGAACACTTCCGCCAAAAGGCCATGGATGTCCTCGCTCAGGTCTTTGCTCAACATTCAGATCTACGATTATCTATCCTCAGCGGCATCTTCAGCAATTTGGAGAAGCTGCCCGACAAGAAGGCGAGTGCTAGACAGTTTGTTTCTGCTCGCGAGCCATCCATAATGACCATATCTGCGCTCTTCATGCGTTTCGTACAAGTAGTCGCGACGAACCCAAGTACTCGCACCGCGCTGCAGATTAGCGACGTCGACATCGCCGAGGACGAGGCCAGCGACTATGAGCCTGGCACGTCTCCTTCGAAGAAGGCGAAAAAGGGCAATCACGACAGCGCAACGGCGGCATCGACTGCTCAGAAGCTTACGGCTATCGCCACTAATACAGCTGCTTTCATCGCAGTGCAACTTTGCGAGAGGGCCTCGAACACTTCCAAGTCGGGTGATAAACCATTTCGCAATCTACTTGATCTATTTATAGACGACTTCTGCAATGTCCTTGGTTCGCCTCAGTGGCCTGCTGCCGTTATGCTTTTACAAGCATTATTGGTCCGCATGTCAAATATACTCAAAGACGAGGAAGCAGCAAAACATTCGGTTGTCGACAAGGATATGGCTCTAACGACAATGGCGAGGATCGGCTGTGGTGTGATTGATTTCAGAGATCGTCTCAAGAAGATGAAGCAGAGATTGGATATTTCCCAATCCGATCTGTCCTCGAGGCTAGATCGATTAGTAAATGATGCCATGAGCGACGACGTAAAAGAAAGAGTCAACGACGTGGACTTGTATGCGTTTGATGGACCTTACCGCATGGTCATAGAGTCACTGGTTGATTATCTCGACTTGCGGCCATCCCAAGAAGACCCGCACTTGGCGGCAGTGACAGGCTACTACGTTAGTCTATGGCTGACAGAAGTCCTGAAGCTTTTCCCAAAGGGAGAAGAGGATAATCGACCACAAGCAATCAGGACCGTCCAACAGTGTTTGGAGAACATGATCGTAGACTCTAAGTGGCTGGCTCGAAAGTA TAACTTCCAGTCTGTGTCAGACGACCAAAGCAAGCTAGCCGCTGGTGTCATCACTTTGCAAAGCCAGGTTTGCAGGTACCTGCCCAGTATCGTCACGTTTATGCAACGTTATGCGCAAGACAAACACTCCTCAAAGCTTCGGACGAGAGGGACGACAGGATTGCAGCAGCTCCTAGACAAAGATCCACGCGTCATCTCTGAAAACCATGTCATCAACATGATACCCTCGTTGCGAGACACCTCACCAATGGTACGGGAGGCGACGCTTTCCCTACTTTCGAATTgtttggcaaaggagccgtcACTCGAACGCCATGTTCTACCTCAGATCCTAGAGATGACGACTGATCCCTCAAACGGACCAAAGAAGAAGGCCATCAAATTGCTCAAGGATATCTATCTCCGATCTACATCAAAGCAGAATCGCCTTCGGATCGCTGCCCCATTGCTCCTCCCTTCACAAGACGACGAAAGCACTATTTCTGAACTGAGTAGGAACGTTCTCGAGGAGATATGGATGACGACTGCTAGCACCAGTGCTAAGACTGACGATAGTCAAGACAAACTCAATCGTGCTCAGCGAGCTTCATTCATGGTAGACCTTGTTGAGTCTATCGATCGGAGTAGAGTCCACATGGAGGCATTCGAAAAGTTCTTTGCTCACTGTTTGTCCCCTGAAGCCAAGTACCCGGATGCAAACCTCAAGATTTGCGGAGAGCTTGTTGTAGATCTCATCGACGAGGTCATTGACCCCGGAAATGGTACAGACACGGAATCCCAAGCACGTGTCATGAACGCGCTTAGTGTTTTTGCAAAGACGAAACCGACGCTGTTCAAAGTGGTACACCTGAACCATCTGAAACTATACATCAAGACTATCCAAGATACGGGTGACATAGCCTTGGTGCAGCCAACAGTCGTCATCTTCCGCCATGTGCTACCAACGCTATCTTCACTCGAACAAAGCCTTGCGGATGAGATAAGGCAGAGTCTCATGCGCAACCTATCTAAGCTAGCCAGTTTTGCGGCTCAAGATAGGCGTGCGAGTCGGGATACGCTTCTTGACGTTATACATTGCTTGTGGGCCATAAGCGGAATGCCCGGCATGAATGCAGACCGGATATTCGTTCCTCTTTGTTCTGTCATCTGTCAGCTACGGCCATTTTTGCAGTGTACTCAAGCAGAGGCTGCCGAGCGACGACTGAGTATCCTATCTTATCTGATTTTGCTCGGCACATTTGGTCAAGTCTGCAGCGTTGACCAACACACCGCAGCTTTCGTTGCGAGGCTTCGCAATACTCTTAGCACTCAAAATGCGACGCTCCGGGCGCAGATGGAGCCGTTGCTCAATTCAAAGACACCCactcctccatctcttctgTTATTGGATACCGCACGACCTTTCACGATGCAGAATTGGGAAATCAAGATTCGCGAGCAAGCGTTGCGAAGTATGGGGGGCATCTGTCAACAGTCGCCTCAGCATTTCATGCGTGATGAAGTCCAGGAAGTGGTCAAACAAGTCTTCAAGAACGAGGGTAATGACTCACTAAAGTACATTGCACTATCCTTTATCCGGGAATTCTTCTCAACCGCTGAGCGACGCTCCGAGACTGGCGCACAGATTGCAGTCGGAAAAGGAGCTGTCACCGGCTCTAAGCGTTTGGAGTCCTCATTCACTGCCACTGGCAATGACCGGGCCTCACTACAACTGGCTCAGACATTCTTGGAACACTTCGTCAATGCAGCATTCCGAAACAAGAACGAACTTGCAGTCATTGCGACAGACATCATCGCCAGTATCAGTCGACAAGGTCTGGTTCACCCAAAAGAGTGCTGCACTGCGCTTGTCGCTCTTGCCACTTCACCGATGCCGAGTCTCGCTCAGGTAGCTGGTGATGAACACAAACGGATTCACGAGAAGCAGGAATCATATCTGGAAAAGGAATACATGAAAGCAATCAGACGGGCTTTCGAGTACCAGCGAGACCTATACAACGATCCTCACGGAATGGTTGAAACTACCCACGCCCCCAAGCTTGCGAAACTTCTCGAGGCACTCAAGAGTGGGAAGAAGGCTAGTCTCAAGAAGTTTATCAACAACTTCTGCAAGCAGATCGATTTTGACTTTGAAGAACTGGATGCTAGTGGCACAATACCCGGACACGTTCTGTATGCTCGTTTCTGCTTGGAGAACTTGGCCCTGCTTGACTTCCCTCACTTCGAAGAGTTAGCCGTGTTTCTCAATGCAGTCGAGGCAATGGTTCTCAATACTACCGGGCCAGCTGTGGGACTGGTCATTGAAGATGAGATGCCAAAGCACTATGTGAATGTGGAAACACCATTTCAACCGGACATGCTccagcaacagcagcaatTTGCAGCTGGACAGATGGGTGGCATGATGCATCTACCGCCAGCTGTAGCTCTTTCCGTACCCAGGCTTGCACCGCTGAGCATCGCCGACGACCGTCTTCGCAAGATTACTGCAGCTTGTATGATCTTACAGATGGTATGGGAAACACGAACCTTCATTCGCCGATGCTACACAATCAAGAACAACGGGCCAATTCCCTCGAAGGACTATCCAAAACTTGCAAGCCGCAACAACTTCATCACCGGCAAGGATCTATGGGAACGCTTTAACCCCATCATGTGCGCTCTCGATACGCGTGAGAGTATGATAAAGCAGTGCTACGACTTTGCAGAGTTGCTGGACGTAGATCGCGACATCTTTGTTGACGTAGACGGTGTTGATACCCTTGGTACAGGCTACGAGACGCCAAATGACGATGGCGAGAATGGTACGCCGCTCCCTACTAGCGGTCGTGGTAGGAAGAGAAAGAGCAATGTAAACCTTGGCAACACACCGAAGAAGGCGAGAAGTAGAACAAGCGGGTCAAAGAAGAAGGGTAGGAATTCCAAGACGCCCGATGGCGATGAGGACTCCGATTAG